A stretch of the Bacillus licheniformis DSM 13 = ATCC 14580 genome encodes the following:
- a CDS encoding rhamnogalacturonan acetylesterase — MKRTDKKPKVTVYLAGDSTVADCPPHEAPMAGWGQMLPLFFSDEAAVVNMAKGGASSNSFIDEGRLDDITERLAPGDYVLIQFGHNDQKPYGTDPYTTYQEHLVRYVEAVREKQATPVLITSAERRRFDQNGKPADTLGDFPKAMKALADSFDVPLIDLWSKTKALYESLGIEGSKRLFVHFQPHEHPHYPNGIEDNTHFSEAGARQVARLVTEGIRELGLPLSAYLLCERSDFRAGV, encoded by the coding sequence ATGAAACGAACAGACAAAAAACCGAAAGTGACAGTATATTTGGCCGGGGACTCGACCGTCGCAGACTGTCCCCCGCATGAAGCGCCGATGGCCGGCTGGGGGCAGATGCTTCCGCTGTTTTTCTCAGATGAGGCTGCGGTCGTGAATATGGCAAAAGGCGGGGCCAGTTCGAACAGCTTCATTGATGAAGGCCGGCTCGATGACATTACGGAGCGGCTTGCGCCTGGTGATTATGTGTTGATCCAGTTCGGCCACAACGATCAAAAACCGTACGGAACAGACCCTTATACAACCTATCAGGAGCATCTTGTCCGCTATGTGGAAGCGGTTCGCGAAAAACAAGCGACACCGGTTTTGATCACTTCCGCAGAGCGCAGACGTTTTGATCAAAACGGAAAGCCCGCCGACACACTCGGGGATTTTCCGAAAGCGATGAAGGCGCTCGCTGACAGCTTCGACGTTCCGCTGATCGATTTATGGTCCAAAACAAAAGCGCTCTATGAATCTCTCGGAATCGAAGGTTCAAAACGGCTGTTTGTCCACTTTCAGCCTCATGAGCACCCTCATTATCCAAATGGAATCGAAGACAATACCCATTTTTCCGAAGCAGGGGCCCGTCAAGTCGCCAGGCTGGTGACAGAAGGAATCAGAGAGCTTGGTCTGCCTCTATCGGCTTATCTGCTTTGTGAAAGGAGCGATTTCCGTGCCGGAGTGTAA
- a CDS encoding YesU family protein, translating to MPECNGREGSLIYQNPLSSPEDLRGWVMEGKGIVRFQNGRLHMENELDAEQYGDDAHFVYWCPETFPDGIVVKWDFYPVREPGLCMIFFAAAGMNGEDLFDGRLAERTGKYPQYHSGDINTLHLSYFRHKHADERAFRTCNLRKSRGFHLVCEGADPLPPAADALPPYRMKLIKDGAYVRFSINELPILEWTDDGRRFGPVYGAGKIGFRQMAPLEAAYANFEVRRLLRG from the coding sequence GTGCCGGAGTGTAATGGAAGAGAAGGAAGCCTGATTTATCAAAACCCTTTATCTTCTCCTGAAGATCTCCGCGGCTGGGTGATGGAAGGGAAAGGAATCGTTCGTTTTCAGAACGGCCGCCTGCATATGGAGAACGAACTTGACGCTGAGCAATATGGGGACGATGCTCATTTTGTTTACTGGTGCCCTGAGACATTCCCTGATGGAATTGTTGTGAAGTGGGATTTCTACCCTGTGCGGGAGCCTGGCTTATGCATGATATTTTTTGCAGCCGCCGGCATGAATGGCGAAGATTTATTTGACGGGCGGCTGGCGGAGAGGACGGGGAAATATCCGCAATATCATTCCGGGGACATCAACACATTGCACCTGTCGTATTTCAGACATAAGCATGCTGATGAAAGAGCATTCCGAACATGCAACCTCAGGAAAAGCCGCGGCTTTCACCTCGTCTGTGAAGGAGCTGATCCGCTTCCGCCCGCTGCAGACGCTTTGCCTCCCTACCGGATGAAGCTCATAAAGGACGGGGCATACGTTCGTTTTTCAATCAACGAGCTGCCCATTTTGGAATGGACGGATGACGGCAGGCGTTTCGGCCCTGTTTACGGCGCAGGAAAGATCGGCTTCAGACAAATGGCTCCGCTGGAAGCAGCCTACGCCAACTTTGAAGTGCGCAGGCTGCTGCGCGGCTGA
- a CDS encoding YesL family protein: MRDKGVMAMMYGACEAIMKIAWLNGIWVLFTLGGGIVFGWAPSTAAMFTVVRKWLLGRTDAPLFKTFYQTYKKEFFKANGLGLILITAGTILFVNYQFFRVRADLFSIMISYATLVAGLIYLVVFIYIFPLYVHVQLPFVRYFSQAALIGLVRPLTTAGMAAAGCLVVYVLLTVPGLIPFYGVSLFALVSMFIAHRCFLRLEG; this comes from the coding sequence ATGCGGGATAAAGGCGTAATGGCGATGATGTACGGCGCGTGTGAAGCGATCATGAAAATCGCCTGGCTGAACGGGATCTGGGTTTTATTCACGCTGGGAGGAGGCATTGTTTTCGGCTGGGCGCCGAGCACGGCTGCGATGTTCACGGTCGTGCGCAAGTGGCTGCTCGGCCGGACGGACGCACCGCTGTTCAAAACGTTTTATCAAACGTATAAAAAAGAGTTTTTCAAAGCAAACGGACTTGGGCTCATCCTCATTACCGCCGGAACAATTTTATTCGTAAACTATCAATTTTTCCGCGTCCGTGCGGATTTATTTTCGATCATGATCAGCTATGCCACACTGGTGGCCGGGCTCATCTATCTCGTGGTTTTCATTTATATTTTTCCGCTTTACGTTCATGTTCAGCTGCCGTTTGTCCGCTATTTTTCACAGGCTGCGCTGATCGGTCTCGTTCGCCCTTTGACGACGGCCGGAATGGCTGCTGCTGGTTGCTTGGTCGTGTATGTGCTGTTGACGGTTCCGGGTCTGATCCCATTTTATGGTGTCAGTTTGTTTGCTCTTGTATCGATGTTTATCGCACATCGCTGTTTTTTGCGTCTGGAAGGCTAG